The Pempheris klunzingeri isolate RE-2024b chromosome 1, fPemKlu1.hap1, whole genome shotgun sequence genome includes a region encoding these proteins:
- the LOC139204329 gene encoding prepronociceptin-like: MKTVVALLLLCLCDPGQGDCQAECLSCSNILPKQLSFNTMVCLTECEDNVSPAFYWDFCRKVLSSQISSLGGAMRKRSQEEVEALFPEEGEQVEAGLLLPMALQRFDHMTRALGDDERDPGAKGSQLNTAYNSQNALSLEDEYEEEEAGQEEGAADAAARGQGDVGLSVSKRFGGFVKGRHGYRKFMSPGRSYQKRYGGFIGIRKSARKWNNQKRFSEFLKQYLGMSARATEFNSLSEDLTQQNEV, from the exons ATGAAGACTGtggtggctctgctgctgctctgtctgtgtgatccTGGACAGGGTGACTGCCAGGCAGAGTGCCTGTCCTGCAGCAACATCTTGCCTAAACAGCTCAGTTTCAACACCATG gtGTGTCTCACTGAGTGTGAAGACAACGTCTCACCAGCTTTCTATTGGGACTTCTGTCGTAAGGTGCTGTCATCGCAAATTTCCTCCCTTGGTGGTGCCATGCGGAAAAGAtctcaggaggaggtggaggcccTGTTTCCTGAGGAgggggagcaggtggaggcaggtCTGTTGCTGCCCATGGCATTGCAGAGGTTCGATCACATGACCCGGGCACTCGGGGATGATGAGAGGGATCCGGGTGCCAAGGGCAGCCAGCTGAACACTGCTTACAACTCCCAGAATGCCCTGTCTCTCGAGGATGagtatgaggaggaggaggcagggcaGGAGGAAGGGGCCGCTGACGCGGCAGCAAGAGGACAGGGTGATGTGGGGCTGAGCGTCTCCAAGAGGTTTGGCGGCTTCGTCAAAGGGAGGCACGGCTACAGGAAGTTCATGTCTCCAGGAAGATCTTACCAGAAGAGGTATGGTGGCTTCATCGGCATTCGGAAGTCAGCCCGCAAGTGGAACAACCAAAAACGTTTCAGCGAGTTCCTGAAGCAGTACCTGGGGATGAGCGCTCGGGCCACTGAGTTCAACAGCCTGTCAGAGGACCTCACCCAGCAGAACGAAGTTTAG